The Nocardioides panzhihuensis genome has a segment encoding these proteins:
- a CDS encoding DUF309 domain-containing protein, whose protein sequence is MVSDRDRNDQGRAQQARPRDALGRPLPYGEVGVEPISEEPLPPAETLAYARRLLDDGRPFAAHEALEVRWKSCPEEERELWQGLAQLCVGLTHHERGNAVGAARLIERAAGRLEAYERGAGPTYGVDLGAVIACSRGTVQGG, encoded by the coding sequence ATGGTGAGCGATCGCGATCGGAACGATCAAGGGCGTGCGCAGCAGGCTCGACCGCGCGACGCGCTCGGGCGGCCGCTGCCGTACGGCGAGGTCGGCGTCGAGCCGATCTCGGAGGAGCCGCTTCCGCCGGCCGAGACTCTGGCGTACGCCCGCAGGCTGCTCGACGACGGGCGGCCCTTCGCGGCCCATGAGGCCCTCGAGGTGCGGTGGAAGTCGTGCCCGGAGGAAGAGCGTGAGCTGTGGCAGGGCTTGGCTCAGCTGTGCGTGGGTCTGACCCACCACGAGCGGGGCAACGCCGTCGGTGCGGCGCGCCTGATCGAGCGGGCGGCGGGTCGGCTGGAGGCGTACGAGCGGGGTGCCGGGCCGACGTACGGTGTCGACCTCGGGGCAGTCATCGCATGCTCCCGGGGCACGGTGCAGGGCGGCTGA